A segment of the Candoia aspera isolate rCanAsp1 chromosome 8, rCanAsp1.hap2, whole genome shotgun sequence genome:
AATTTCTACTTCTAGCTGCCAAATTACTTATTGCTAAACAATGGAACTATCTAGATCATATCTTAACAGATAAATGGCATGGTAAGAGCTAATCTATAACTTTGCCTGAAAAAGCTGTTGATAAAACCCATTGTATGACAAGGCATAGTAATGAATCATTCTTTTATAAGGAAAGGTGGGAGTTCATTGCTTATTAACAGCTTTTATCAAAAATTATGTGCGCTTTAAAATGTACCAGCACTATGTCAACCTTTGAAATTAGAATGATAGACACAGAGATAAGCAAGAGCAATATCATGGAAGATGATGGCAAACAATTTCCATGCTGTTGCCTATGAAAATAACATGGGCATCTTCATGTAGTCATCAGCACAATACAAGGGAGCCTTTACACAAGATCTGAAACAGGATACTCCGAAATACCaggtaatataatttaaatttattacgGCCGCCCACTCCATTAGACTTTGGATGGCTTACAAAATTCTACTGCTTTAAGAAAGATAAGTGCAAATTCAGCAGTGCTGATAATTATCTTATGCCACTGTGATCTCTCATTTCATTAGCTCAGCCATGTATTTAACTACGCATCTTATTACCATTGACAAAAAGAAATCCTGTGAAAATGATTGTACTGGCTGACTAAAGAGGAATCAGCTCCCCCTCTGCCAATCTGCATGCCCTTGTATTTTAAAGCATGAGGGAGGATAGTATGTTAACCAATGACATGTGGAAAAGCTAACTGCCATGGTCTTGGAAAAACCAACTCACAGGTTAGCTACACGTCAGTGCAAAAGCGTAAGATGAGATTGAAGCCAAAGTACCCACACAGCATTAAACAATCtgagaagttttttaaaaacgtaAGAGGATGAAAAAGACATTCTATTCCAAAGGGAACAAGGAGCTtctcaaaataataaaagtatgGTATATCCTAGTTTCCTTTACCAGGCACTCTCTAAATATACACACCAACTTCCCCAGCAAGGGAGATGTAATCCAACTCACCTAGGAGGCATCAGATGGAGGAAGGCTGGTTTATTCTGACCAGCAGCAGTTATCAAGGATGCCCATTACTTACTTTCCAAAATGAGGAACTTCTAAATGTAACCTTGTGAGTTCTAATACAAAGTCATGGTCTCTCCCTCAACATCACAAAGACACATATATACCCATCACAATTGATAGGTTAACAATTATATCCTTCATTCTCATATACACGTACttctatttttctaaaaataaaagctaGCAAAAAAAATGCTAGTTGATGGGTCATCAATCAGTCCTTAACATTGAAAATAAGTTACAATTAGATACTTGAACTGGCTACATACAGATGGCCAATACATAGAGAAAGCCCAATACAGTTTACCTACCTCTCACTTCCATCAAAGCATACAGCCTCGGGGATTGTGGGCAACTCAGGAATACTATAGTAACTGTTTTGAAGATTCTGAGCAGTGCGCCTTGAAACAATCCAAACTAGTTTTTTATGGTCTGGCTTGCAGCAGGCAGGAGAAGCATAATCTGCTAAGCATTTTGAGACCAGCTCTCTCCAATACAGCAAGTCACTGTCGCTTATCTAAAAAAAGATTcacatatgtattttttttcccaaaaaagttCTCTTACAAATCTACTATGGCTGCAATTCTATTCGCATTGGCTTGATTGTAAACCCAGCTGTACCCAGAGGACAACTTTCCAAATCAATCTACATAGATCAGCCTGCAGGCAAATCAACTGGTACACATAACTCAAATCATATTTGCCTCAGGAAAATACACTGACTTTAACAGGGCCCACAAACATATGAGACTGAATGGAAATGCAGTCTGAACAATGTGCTGAGGAGGTAACCTCCACGTGATATGATGCAGCTTTTAGCATAACAGGTGAACAGGAAAAAGTCATGTTCTGGCTTCCATTTATAGGAGTTCAGAAATTATATACTGCAGGAAGATGCATTTTCTTCCCAAATGATTTACCTTCAAAATGGGAGGGCATTTCACTCtgtacagtttaaaaaacaaaaccttattTTTGAATCAACTCTATTGCTTTTTCCAAAAATATGTACACAGGATGGCTGGACCTAAGGGAATTAATGCTAATCTCTTACCTTGGAGTGCTTCTGAACAAACAGAAGAATCTCAAACAACTCAATGGATTTCAGAGTCTGCACTTCCAGAGAGAGAAGGCACAGGGCCAAAATGGATGGCTGAAAGGACAGAAATACACATTCAATTCAAAAATTTAGTAGCTGATCCCAACTTTCAATTGGTGAACAGTTTATTTCAAACttacttttgcttttgaaaaaacaAGTCGGCAGTTACAAGCTTTAAGTTGTGCTTCCAGTTTGTCGAGATTCAACAACTCTTTCCTGTAACGGTCAGGGTAACAAAATGttactggctggattcacatgctATACCGTGACTacatttgcacaatacattaaatCAGAATCTACCAAATCAcattataaaaggtaaaggtaaaggtttcccttgacgtaaagtccagtcgaatccgactctagggggcggtgctcatctccgtttctaagccttggagccggcgttgtcatagtcacttccgggtcatgtggccagcatgactcggaacgccgttaccttcccgccgaagcggtacctattgatctactcacatttgcatgttttcgaactgctaggtgagcaggagctgggattaacaacgggagctcaccccgccgcgcggtttcgaaccaccgaccttccgatcgacagctcagcggtttaacccgcagcgccaccgcgtccctaaaaatCACATTATAGTTCAGAACAATGTGTAAATCTAAACCCTGAAAATGCAGAGTGCACCAATTTATTTTCCACATACAGCATGGCAAGCTGCCTGGATATCACCCTATTGATTTAACTCACTGTGCATGAACCATACAGAAACTTGTCATCTATTAAAGTACCTGAACTACTGCAAGTAACAAGAAAACCCAGCAAAGATTGGAAAGGGAGAAATCAAAGGGTTAACAGGGATATTGTATGCTGTGATCTTTTTTACTGGAAATGAAGGAATTAAACTGAGCCAACAGTACCTTTCTGAGGTATGGCAGAGTACAATAGTATGGTATAAGTGCAAAAAAGTTAAGGCAGTAGTTGCTTTGAAGTCAAAGTGCAGTTTTTCTGATATTATTTTCTCCATCCGCTTTAGGTCAGAAACAGTGCATTTGCATTGGCTAATCCGGATTACATCATGGAGAGATGGGATGTTGCATTCCTCCTCAACCTCTTGAGCAGCCAGCTGAAAACAACAGACTCCAATGCAGGATAAATGCTTAGGCTTCACCTAAGTAAAAGGAGCACAACATTATGAATAAGTGCTGCAGTCCCTGGCAAGCTACTTGACAATACTGAATGGATAACAAATGAGGCACATTTTAAAGATCTTGCAAGTCAATTTATTTCACAGTCTACAGACTGTTGCAATTTCAGTTCTCACAGCGATcagaataaaacttttaaatgagAAAAACTGTGATAATCCTAAATCCACGCAACATTCCACCAGTAACGAATATTTCCTAGAATTTCAGCAAATGCTCATGAGGCCTCATTGGAGGCCAGCGCATAAAGATATAATTGGTGCCATAAAGAAGTGGCACATAGCTGTGGTTGAGATTGGAGAAAAGGTAAGAGACAAAGAAAGACtagaaaaaacaaggaaaatatgaaaatacttttaaaatatcagaCACTTTTAATATCAGTATACTGTATTCTGAATAGTTATATATTACTCTATATGCTAAGAGGTGAACTATATTGCCTTAAACTCCAGAACAAATATCAAAGGCTGTTTATCTATCTATTCAATATAAAACTGTGAAAATTCTGATACTGCATTTCCTTTCCTGCCCAAATACCTTCATGAGTGCCAAAAACCTGTCAAGAATGTTGACAGCCAGGACAAAGGTTTCTGTGGCAAATCCAAAGAAGCTGATCAAACTCCAGAGATCTTCCACTTTTGCATTCCTCAGTCTCGGACATAAAGTGTTTTCATTCTATAACAAGACGAGCACCATCTTAATGCTAGTTGCAGAACTCTGCATCACAAGTTTTGATCAGATGAGCTATATATTCTGATTAAACAGTGATGGCCAATTACTTGACAGCAGGATGACAGAAACATAACTAAGCCAGCTAGAGGTCAGAACTAATTCCACCTCAATGATCTGTAACCCACCCTTTCAAAGTAGATTTCCTGGGAAGAATCTAGCATTGCTTCTTTCAGAAACAAGGGTTGCTCCATTCAATAACTTGGCTAGTCTCATGAAGAACAACGTCCATTTTCAATTTGGCAGGCACCGTTCTTACAGAGAAAGAATCGTTGTCCCTGACCATCTCCGGACCAAGCAAAGGGCTACCTGACAAATATGTATCGTGGAGTctttagtgctctctgagccttgttgttttcttgcagacgtttcaaaTATGAAATTCAAGCTATGTACAGCCTGATCACTGCCAGTTCCTCAGTACAATCATTTGGGAAGCAATGCTCCAACAGCTTTAAAAATCGTGACCATCTGTTTAAATACCTATTGTACAAGGTGAGAAGCCAAGGACCCAGCATTTATACTagactgaataagccacaatttattatgCTGAATTATTACATTTGAACAGGTCTATTTTATAACAAGCCACCAGACTGCTCTAAACAAATTACTAACGTTAATATTGATAGCTTCCTGCTATGACTACATTAAGACCGTCCCCATGCTTTTGGCCACTTCCTCCACAAGCAGGTCATCCCAGCTGAGGTTCCACATCACACCGAAATGGCAAGTTTCTATCTCCTCACCTCAGTAGTGCACTCAATCAAACTCAGCCCCTTTTCCCGAGGTTGGTATTTCCATTCCTGGTCCAAATGAAGTTTAAGCTGTTTGAAGAGCCAGCTGCTCATCTGTTCTTTAGCTTCAATGTCCTTCatctaggaaaaagaaaacaagttttcagaagagatggggggaacCAAATACACAGACAAATTACTGGTGTTACTGCATTGGGTTACAACAATGTCTATTTTGGTCCATTTGTagtgcctcccagagtcattatgGAGTCAGGAGGTGTTACAAATGGGAAAAATCAATCAACCGTACCCCCATGTTGGCAGGAATAGTCTCCCTTTGCTTCAACAACACTTACTTTGGAGTATAGAACCACAGAACTGCAGTGCTAAATGCCGATGGTAGGTATATGATTTCAAAGCCACTAGAATTCTTACCCAAAGGAAGCCTGACAGTAAAAGACTTGGGCACTCCTTGAACATCCTGAATTAATAATTTCCCATCTGTCCAACTACTTTTTTTGAGTAGTAAAACCATCCAATGGGAAAAGAAGCAAAAGGATAAGACACAAAACTGAATGTTCCTATTGTTTAAAGGACTAGGAAAAGCTTtatttcccttctccttccacCACATAGTTGACAAATAGGATGttgagggaggagggagaagtgGAGCGTAGACAAGCTTTGTCACGTAGGCACAGTGGCAATAACTTCTGAGTAACTGTAGGGGGCAGCAAAAGAACACAGAGACTTCCCAGTACTGTATACTTATTTATACACCAAATAAAGTCGGCTTGGTTTTGTGTAGATATGCATAGCATCTGGCTGGCATTTTAACAGCCTCTCCGTGTATTTCAGATTCTGCCCACCTGACTTTACTGAGATATTGAACATCTTACAACATTCTAAGTTTCCTGTGGTGTCTCAATCAACCACTTTCTCACACGCAAAGATAAACACAATTTCACTTTGAGTCATAAATGCAGCTTGGTTTCCATTTTGTCATAACAACAACCTTGAGCACAGATATAAACAGAAGGAAAGGCccacaaaaactttttttttttgagaccaTGTCTCTCCTGGCTCTGCCCTCAGGAACAGGACATAAAAGGATTCTACTCAAAGCAAAGAGTGAGTCCAAGTATATGCTATCTACACAACAGATCATATTATACACAATCCAGATTAACACAAAGGATCCTTAACCAGATACCCTTACAATTTCTCAATACTGAACGATGCTTTGACTTTGCTTTCCCCCCCTGAAATGCTGACCCCCCAAAACATACCTCCTTTGTATCAGTGCTGCAAGAACAAGCTAGTGCACTCTTTCCAATAAATACCCCAACTTTAGTTCTGGTTACCCCAAGTGACCAACCATAAATCCTgtttacattttccttttctcattaTAGGGCTCCTATCCCTAAATCCCACTCATTAAATCCTCCCCAAGGACTCCAGCATGTGACctgttccctcccctccccaccttaaGAGGCAGACAGCCACTATGAAATAGCTTCCAGAAGACTGTTTATCCTCATTTTACTCTGAGTTCACCCCGAGTCAACTTTTCCTAATTACACTCAACATACACAAATACACCTCTGCCATAGATTTTTATGCTCACCCATTCCTACCTTGGATTCTCTCCCACCCCGACAAGACTCCTCAGCTCCCTCTCATTGCTTCGAATGCCTCCCCTTCCCTGCCATCAGAAGCCAGTGCAAAGCTCAGCCCATCAGAAGGTCCCTCCCCCTTGAAGGCTAAACAATACCCCCAAGAGCCATCTGGCAGTCTGACTCCCaagaccagccttccccagcctcaCGCACACCAGATGCACCAGGCAATGCCCCCACCATACCTAACCAGCACGACCAACCATCAAGCTGGGCACCAACCACCAAGCTGGGCACGGAAGGATGAGGGTGGTCAATCCTCATcctgagggcaccaggttgggaaaagcagctTATCCTTTTAAACCGCAGGGGACACATTTTACATCCTAAGGGCCATCGGGGGAGGGGTTCACAGTGAGTGATGCAAACTGGTGAGGATGTTCCCTCCTCCCTGCTTTTTGGTGGGAACCGGGTTTGTTTCATCCAGGACACTGGAGGGCTTCGTCTCCAGCTTCCATACACTCCCGGCCTCAAAATGGGGGGAATCACACCTCCATTTCCCAAGGGTCCATGGTCAGAAGAGGAGCAGCGGGGAGGACCCACGGACGCCCACCCGCCCTTAAACAAAGCATTCCTCATCTGCGCAGGGAGCCCCGCCTTCCCCCACAAAGGGGGCTACGCGCATGCGCAACGAGCAGAATGACCCCCTCCTTTCCCGCATAAATAGACGGCGCTTCGGAACTtgagaagcccccccccccgcttttaaTAGAGGGGACGTTTTCACTGCGGTTGAGAGAACGAGGGGTAACACCGAGCTGTcctttcaaaaaattaaaaaattatttaaaaacttcaaaacataaaaaaattcttaaaaatttaataatttttgtcTCTCAAGACATctcacctgccccccccccgggcGGGTCTCTCTCCGCCCCGTTGGACTTACCTCTCCGCGGCAGCGGATCTCCCTTCTCGGAGGTCGGAAGGACCGGAGGAGGAAGATCGGGGGCTGGAGCGAAGGGAGACGACCGATCCCTGCGGCCGCCGCTGCCGCAGCAACGACAACCACAGCTGCAGCAGCGCGTCGTCGCTACCGACCGAGTGGCCCCGCATTCAGCCCCCGCCGCCTGTTCGCCCTCCAGTCCCAGATCTTCCCCACCGGGAGTCAGCGTACAAGCACCACCATGGCCTTTCCCTCCGCCCGTCAGCCGCGGACGCCGCTCTGGGAGAAGCCTGCCGGAGGCGCCTCAGAGCACCTTCAAAATGGAGTCTGCGCTCCGAGGCTCGTCGGCTCCGCCCCTTTCCGTCACGTGACCCACCGCTTTTGTTttgctctccctccctcttccctgttttttttttttttaaggcggAGGGATCTAGATCCCGGTGATAGGACCCTTCTCCCCACCAAAAGGGAGGGAGTTGAAAGGCTGAAGAAGAAACGAGTCTCCTTTTCTCATTAGCTTCTGCGATGGAATACTAGCATTTCTCATGGATAACCCTTCACCCACAAAGAAGGCTATACGAATGTCAGGCAGTTTCTTTTAGCTACTCCTGGCCCAAGAGAAGCAGAAGAACACTGTCCTTGATCGAATCACTCCGTTAAAGGGACAAGATTAACCCCAGAACTTCTCGGTTTGAAAAGTCCGCCCAAATGCCTGCCCTCGGATTGGCCAGCGGCGGGTAAGCGCTGATTGGATAGAGGCGGTCCTGCCTTTCCAGGCCCCCCCCGGCGTCGGTTTTTTTGCCGTTCAAAGCAGTCGGTGCTAATTGGCTGATGGTGACGCTAAGCTCAGCTCTTGGCGAAGAGACATTCGCCCTTCATTTCCCTCTCCCCCCGCTGTTATTTTACAGCTGCGTAGAACGGGGGCGGGGCTTCACCGTCGGTTGTTCATCTGTCATTTCTCTGAGGGGAGGAAGCGGGAAAGGGGCGCCGTCTCGctccttcttgcttttcttccgGGGAGGGGGTGTGTCTCTTGGTCTTGGTGCCCTGGCGGCTCTTCCTTTCAGGGGTCAGAGACAGCGGCCCTTGGCGCCCCCAGTCCGCTGTTTTTAAGAGTTCTGTTTTCGGTGTCTTCTGTTTTGAGGCAATAATTTTGGCAGGCAAACATTCAGAAAGTTCCTTACTGTATTCcaccttcaagaaaaaaaatccccacctTGATGGAATTTCTACTTATGCCTTTTTTTAGGACTTAAGGATCttaccagaagaaaaaaaagtagcgGCTGTTTTAACCTGTTAGGGTAAACGTACCAAAAAGTGCATTAAACAGTAATAGGTTTATTCTACCTCATTCTGTAATAAGTCTTTTGGAGCTTTAAAAGTACCCAAACCTTTATTTCTAGGCCTTTGCTTACAGATACTGGAGCAGCTC
Coding sequences within it:
- the CCNG2 gene encoding cyclin-G2; the encoded protein is MKDIEAKEQMSSWLFKQLKLHLDQEWKYQPREKGLSLIECTTENENTLCPRLRNAKVEDLWSLISFFGFATETFVLAVNILDRFLALMKVKPKHLSCIGVCCFQLAAQEVEEECNIPSLHDVIRISQCKCTVSDLKRMEKIISEKLHFDFKATTALTFLHLYHTIVLCHTSERKELLNLDKLEAQLKACNCRLVFSKAKPSILALCLLSLEVQTLKSIELFEILLFVQKHSKISDSDLLYWRELVSKCLADYASPACCKPDHKKLVWIVSRRTAQNLQNSYYSIPELPTIPEAVCFDGSESEDSCEDMSCGEESLSSSPSSDAEGTFFFDLKPKSKWQALSFDSVC